One stretch of Geitlerinema sp. PCC 9228 DNA includes these proteins:
- a CDS encoding histidine kinase produces MIAAREVYPQSEALLQLLLFVDKRPSSREHIQRIRHHLQELHSNYTFDLRVVDVGESPYLAEHFKLVATPSLVKIHPEPRQTLAGTNLVEQLDRWWPKWQQAVEVYKSQCELNPSRGQAGQSECTNLSPSQNLSVMHSAEIMRMSDEIFRLKQEKAELQQQLQLKERLIAMLAHDLRNPLTAISIALETLQTHLGSGEEPPANFKPSLVAQLVKHARTQTKNIERMISDLLQTARNAEQPFQLQRQKCNLKQLCEEVIEYFQERCASKSQYLQADLPNDLPLVKADPERVRQVLTNLIDNAIKYTPENGVIQVAALHRTTRNVQISVCDNGFGIPPENQKHIFEDRFRLQRDQEAEGYGIGLSLCQRLIRAHYGEIWVDSVPNQGSCFHFTLPVYGI; encoded by the coding sequence ATGATAGCTGCTCGTGAAGTGTACCCCCAATCCGAAGCTCTGCTGCAACTATTGCTATTCGTGGATAAGCGCCCCAGTTCGCGGGAGCATATCCAACGGATCCGGCACCACTTGCAAGAACTGCACAGCAACTATACATTCGATTTGCGCGTTGTCGACGTAGGAGAATCACCTTACCTAGCCGAACATTTCAAACTCGTCGCCACTCCTTCCCTAGTCAAAATCCATCCAGAACCCAGACAAACGCTAGCGGGAACCAACTTAGTAGAACAGCTAGACCGTTGGTGGCCCAAATGGCAGCAAGCGGTGGAAGTCTACAAATCCCAGTGCGAACTCAATCCCTCGCGAGGTCAAGCCGGTCAAAGTGAATGTACGAACCTCTCGCCCTCGCAAAACCTCTCGGTCATGCATTCGGCGGAAATCATGCGCATGTCAGACGAAATTTTCCGTTTGAAGCAAGAAAAAGCAGAACTGCAGCAGCAGTTGCAATTAAAAGAACGCTTAATTGCCATGCTGGCACACGACCTGCGCAATCCCCTCACCGCCATTTCCATCGCTTTAGAAACCCTCCAAACCCATCTGGGATCGGGGGAAGAACCCCCTGCCAACTTCAAACCTTCCCTAGTCGCCCAACTAGTCAAGCATGCGCGTACCCAAACCAAAAACATCGAACGCATGATTTCCGACTTGCTGCAAACCGCTCGCAACGCCGAGCAACCATTTCAACTGCAGCGGCAAAAATGCAATCTCAAGCAGCTGTGCGAAGAGGTGATTGAATATTTCCAAGAACGCTGTGCTTCCAAATCCCAATACCTGCAAGCGGACTTGCCCAACGATTTGCCCCTGGTCAAGGCCGATCCCGAACGGGTACGCCAAGTGCTGACCAACTTAATCGACAACGCCATTAAATACACCCCGGAAAATGGGGTCATTCAGGTGGCTGCCCTGCACCGCACCACCCGCAACGTTCAAATTAGCGTTTGCGACAATGGATTTGGTATTCCGCCAGAAAACCAAAAGCATATTTTTGAAGATCGTTTTCGCCTGCAACGGGACCAAGAAGCGGAAGGCTACGGCATTGGCTTGTCGCTGTGCCAGCGATTGATTCGCGCCCACTACGGGGAAATTTGGGTAGATTCGGTTCCCAACCAGGGCAGTTGTTTTCACTTTACCTTGCCGGTTTATGGCATTTAA